In Geotalea uraniireducens, one genomic interval encodes:
- a CDS encoding DEAD/DEAH box helicase, with the protein MTSWILDSLNPDLLQRARTEASRRLLDTALGLVAEREDDNNLLFVAEALELAVIDLLDNESEVDSLRQVSAEAFQLLRVLPRPEAPLESAKTCLRLACLGVIGERGVDARRVLKEAPWPALPLDSDSWGERTLATILEVWLRIIRKDGWPDLDAVQAQVVALRQQQANYEAEYLDARQSMARTAAWELVALYHLSKAAELLAIFTTQGEIGGRFDARQQLEAQFDRALTACGRAELVELDALVRLLARAAQQLVDNCIWTVTRAVNSRVTRFVHHLVSRETSKPIFEMLPPQRRTLREAGLLGSGHRAVVVNLPTSSGKTFIAEFRILQALNQFDHEKGWVAYLAPTRALVNQIATRLRRDFVSLDINVEKVSPALEVDGLEATLLTDRQDATQFRVLVTTPEKLDLMLRGGWEETIGRPLTLVVVDEAHNLAQPGRGIKLELLLATINRECRYAQFLLLTPFIPNASEIARWLAPDSNNDIELGVDWRPNDRAIVLSHPRQGAGRGQFTLELETLHTTKQTLSIPENLPLPSDRPLGLSWSQVKGNASKVAAATAQVMKERGPIIVLAGTIPNTWNLAENFMHPANRAVTVNEDVQLVQRYLKREFGEGFALCELLEFGVGIHHSGLSDEAKALVEWLFERELINVLVSTTTIAQGVNFPVSGVVMAAHQYPYGEDMPPEDFWNLAGRAGRVDHGSVGIVALAATDEQKATKLREFVGQQVTSLNSTLIAMVQAVIATGAPLELHRLFHLPEWSAFLQYLAHTYRQIGDPQRFANEIEQVLRGTLGFQNLRRTRSDWANRLVASVQAYGERISGKSLKLVDSTGFSWETVSITLGKLSAERITEEVWDADRLFGRDGKNLQKLMGILLAVPELRDNLEAATGGRGPDGDRLACMVRDWVNGASLPDMAQAYFATKLDGGAVEPTKALTDCCKNVFGKLTQTASWGLAALQTMTFGDRFDQLAEADQQTLRNLPARVFYGVNTDEAIALRLLGVPRGAAQPLSQTLRTARNLPLPQLRSQLAQTDARVWTQALGESGQDYFKVWKVLEGIGS; encoded by the coding sequence ATGACTTCCTGGATACTGGACAGCCTTAATCCCGATCTGTTGCAGCGCGCTCGCACCGAGGCGTCACGCCGCTTGCTCGATACTGCGTTGGGATTGGTCGCAGAGCGGGAAGACGACAACAATCTTCTTTTTGTTGCAGAGGCCCTTGAGTTAGCCGTCATCGACCTCTTGGACAACGAAAGTGAGGTCGATTCACTCCGGCAGGTGAGCGCTGAAGCTTTCCAGCTTTTACGTGTCCTCCCGCGACCGGAAGCTCCCCTGGAGTCGGCAAAGACCTGTTTGCGTCTCGCCTGTCTGGGGGTAATCGGTGAGCGTGGCGTCGATGCCCGCCGCGTATTGAAAGAAGCACCATGGCCAGCTCTGCCGCTGGATTCCGACTCGTGGGGCGAACGTACCCTGGCAACGATCCTTGAGGTCTGGTTACGGATCATCCGCAAGGACGGCTGGCCTGACCTCGACGCCGTGCAGGCCCAGGTTGTTGCACTTCGACAGCAACAGGCAAACTATGAGGCCGAATATCTGGATGCCAGGCAGTCAATGGCGCGCACCGCCGCGTGGGAACTGGTTGCCCTCTACCATCTATCCAAGGCTGCCGAATTGCTGGCCATCTTCACCACTCAGGGGGAAATCGGCGGACGCTTCGATGCGCGGCAGCAGCTTGAGGCACAGTTTGACAGGGCTCTAACGGCCTGCGGTCGTGCCGAACTGGTCGAACTGGATGCCTTGGTGAGGCTCCTTGCCCGTGCGGCACAGCAGTTGGTGGACAACTGCATCTGGACCGTCACCCGTGCGGTCAACTCTCGGGTCACACGGTTTGTCCATCATCTTGTTTCCAGGGAGACCAGCAAACCGATCTTCGAGATGCTTCCCCCGCAACGGCGCACGTTGCGTGAGGCTGGTTTGCTAGGTTCCGGCCATCGTGCTGTCGTGGTCAATCTTCCGACCTCCAGCGGCAAGACCTTCATCGCCGAATTTCGTATCCTGCAGGCCCTTAACCAGTTCGACCATGAAAAGGGATGGGTCGCCTATCTCGCCCCCACCCGCGCTTTGGTGAACCAGATCGCAACCCGGCTGCGGCGTGATTTCGTCTCGCTGGATATCAATGTCGAAAAGGTCAGCCCGGCCCTTGAGGTGGACGGCCTGGAGGCGACCCTGCTCACGGACAGGCAGGACGCTACCCAGTTCCGTGTGCTGGTGACTACCCCGGAAAAGCTAGATCTTATGCTGAGAGGGGGCTGGGAAGAAACGATTGGACGCCCTCTCACATTGGTTGTCGTTGACGAAGCACATAACCTTGCACAGCCGGGACGCGGGATAAAGCTGGAATTGCTCCTGGCGACGATTAACCGCGAATGCCGTTATGCCCAGTTCCTGCTGTTGACGCCGTTCATTCCCAATGCCTCGGAAATAGCCCGCTGGCTCGCCCCGGACAGCAACAATGATATTGAGCTAGGCGTGGATTGGCGGCCGAATGACCGGGCTATTGTGCTGAGTCATCCGCGGCAGGGAGCAGGGAGAGGGCAATTTACGCTGGAATTGGAAACCCTTCACACAACGAAGCAGACCTTGAGCATCCCAGAGAACCTGCCGCTTCCTTCCGACAGGCCTTTGGGTCTGTCATGGTCGCAGGTGAAGGGAAATGCCAGTAAGGTGGCCGCAGCCACGGCGCAGGTAATGAAAGAACGTGGTCCTATTATCGTTCTTGCCGGAACTATTCCCAACACGTGGAATCTTGCAGAAAATTTCATGCATCCGGCCAACAGGGCCGTGACGGTAAATGAAGATGTGCAGCTGGTGCAACGCTATCTGAAGCGAGAGTTCGGAGAAGGCTTCGCACTTTGCGAACTTCTGGAATTCGGGGTTGGAATTCACCACTCCGGATTATCAGACGAAGCCAAGGCGCTGGTGGAATGGTTGTTTGAGCGTGAGTTGATAAACGTTTTGGTATCGACGACGACCATTGCTCAAGGAGTGAACTTCCCGGTTTCCGGGGTGGTCATGGCGGCGCATCAGTATCCGTATGGAGAAGACATGCCTCCAGAGGACTTCTGGAATCTGGCTGGCCGCGCCGGACGCGTCGATCATGGCAGCGTCGGCATCGTGGCGCTTGCGGCAACAGACGAGCAGAAAGCCACCAAGTTACGCGAATTCGTAGGTCAGCAGGTCACGTCGCTAAATTCGACACTGATTGCAATGGTCCAGGCGGTCATAGCTACAGGTGCTCCGCTAGAGTTGCACCGGCTTTTCCATTTACCGGAATGGTCAGCGTTCCTCCAATACTTGGCGCATACCTACCGCCAGATCGGAGATCCGCAACGCTTTGCCAACGAGATTGAGCAAGTATTGCGTGGGACATTAGGATTCCAGAACCTGCGCCGCACTCGAAGCGACTGGGCAAACCGTTTGGTTGCAAGTGTTCAGGCTTACGGCGAGAGAATTTCCGGGAAATCGCTAAAACTTGTAGACAGTACCGGATTTTCATGGGAGACGGTTAGCATTACCTTGGGCAAGTTGTCCGCTGAACGAATCACCGAAGAAGTATGGGACGCGGATCGTCTTTTTGGCAGGGATGGTAAGAATCTACAAAAATTGATGGGAATCTTGCTGGCAGTCCCCGAACTTCGTGATAATTTGGAAGCTGCCACCGGCGGCCGGGGACCGGATGGAGACCGTCTGGCGTGCATGGTCAGGGACTGGGTTAATGGTGCAAGTTTGCCTGATATGGCCCAAGCATATTTTGCGACAAAACTCGATGGTGGGGCAGTTGAGCCAACTAAGGCTTTGACAGATTGCTGCAAAAATGTATTCGGCAAACTCACCCAGACAGCTTCATGGGGGCTGGCCGCCCTCCAAACAATGACTTTTGGAGACAGGTTCGATCAATTGGCCGAAGCTGACCAACAGACGCTTCGCAATCTGCCCGCCCGTGTTTTCTACGGAGTTAATACCGACGAAGCTATTGCATTACGATTGCTTGGGGTTCCTCGAGGAGCGGCGCAACCATTATCTCAAACCTTGAGAACAGCAAGGAACCTCCCATTGCCACAATTGCGATCTCAGCTTGCTCAGACTGATGCACGAGTATGGACCCAAGCCTTGGGAGAGAGCGGGCAAGATTATTTCAAGGTTTGGAAGGTGCTGGAGGGGATTGGATCATAA
- a CDS encoding TIR domain-containing protein has product MSLLYGNSGLGTLLTLPIKRKIFVSYHHDSDQWYYNEFSRFFSNQYEVVQDNSLDRLIDSYDSDYVMRRIRENYITGTSCTIVLCGPQTRWRKYADWEIKATLDKQHGLIGVKLPNNSPEPISGGCHKPDRLQDNIDSGYAVWTTWETLTVDNLRSCIEIANGKPKGSIKNDRIMRSRNG; this is encoded by the coding sequence ATGTCGCTTTTATACGGAAATTCAGGCTTAGGAACCCTGCTTACCTTGCCGATAAAAAGAAAGATTTTTGTCAGCTATCACCACGATAGTGACCAGTGGTACTATAACGAATTTTCTCGTTTCTTTTCTAATCAATACGAAGTTGTTCAAGATAATTCTCTCGACCGACTCATTGACAGTTATGACTCAGATTACGTGATGCGAAGGATTCGCGAAAACTACATAACAGGGACATCATGCACGATTGTGCTTTGTGGCCCTCAAACCCGCTGGAGAAAATATGCAGACTGGGAGATAAAAGCAACTCTTGATAAACAACACGGACTCATCGGAGTAAAACTTCCGAATAACTCTCCTGAACCGATCAGTGGAGGATGCCATAAACCGGACAGGCTCCAGGATAATATTGATTCGGGATATGCTGTGTGGACAACATGGGAAACATTGACGGTGGACAACCTCCGTTCCTGCATCGAAATCGCTAATGGGAAGCCAAAGGGCTCGATTAAGAATGATCGAATAATGCGTTCGAGGAATGGGTGA
- a CDS encoding toll/interleukin-1 receptor domain-containing protein, whose product MHRYEIAISFAGEDRNVASAIADRLTAEGVRVFYDEYEQADLWGKDLYEYLAEVYSQHARYCIMLLSENYARKLWTNHERQNAQARAFRERAEYILPVKLDDTKIPGIRETVGYIDLRATTIDDLIPMILLKLGRKSGDAGGTGISASVPEIKIPIPKIKKTFTQLEKDRFTKEGFGFISAYFKNGIERIRTLGGGLDADLLAIGELKFVAKLYRNGDVASQCKIWMGGAFSQNSICYSESFHDIHSDNSYNDWLTIEDDGYRLFFKSSGMWFRSSEDAEKVLDGQQAAEYFWRRFTGPLER is encoded by the coding sequence ATGCATAGGTACGAGATTGCAATATCGTTTGCTGGTGAAGATCGTAATGTCGCTTCAGCGATTGCCGACAGATTGACGGCCGAGGGCGTCCGAGTTTTTTACGACGAATATGAGCAAGCGGATCTTTGGGGAAAAGACCTTTACGAGTATTTGGCTGAAGTGTATTCCCAGCATGCACGTTATTGCATCATGCTTCTATCGGAGAATTACGCGAGAAAGCTCTGGACAAACCATGAAAGGCAAAACGCGCAGGCTCGGGCTTTCAGGGAACGGGCAGAATACATCCTGCCAGTCAAGCTGGACGATACGAAAATTCCCGGCATAAGGGAGACGGTAGGCTATATCGACCTGAGGGCAACCACGATTGATGACCTCATTCCAATGATACTGTTGAAGCTCGGCAGAAAAAGCGGAGACGCTGGAGGAACTGGCATTAGCGCCTCGGTTCCAGAAATTAAGATCCCTATCCCAAAGATCAAAAAGACGTTTACACAACTGGAAAAAGATCGCTTTACGAAAGAGGGATTCGGATTCATCTCGGCCTACTTTAAGAATGGGATTGAGAGGATTCGAACACTTGGTGGAGGCCTTGATGCTGATCTTCTCGCGATAGGGGAATTGAAGTTTGTTGCGAAGCTATACAGAAACGGGGATGTTGCCTCCCAATGTAAGATTTGGATGGGTGGAGCTTTCTCGCAGAATTCGATCTGTTATTCCGAAAGCTTTCACGATATACACAGCGATAACAGCTATAACGACTGGCTTACAATTGAAGACGATGGCTATCGCCTCTTTTTTAAATCATCAGGAATGTGGTTCCGATCCAGTGAGGACGCGGAAAAGGTGCTAGACGGGCAGCAGGCAGCGGAATACTTCTGGCGGAGGTTTACAGGGCCTCTTGAGAGATAA
- a CDS encoding DEAD/DEAH box helicase family protein produces the protein MTKTIEEILAPKPVARPRIYAYSIDDPAHNGLLKVGQTTRDVKQRITEQVKTAAIKNYKIELDESAARDDGTIFSDHHVRAALVKKGFANTELEWMRCSVADVKTVLTELRTGQKLTGTHHETFPMRREQAEAVSKTHAYFHSVWSEDMHAVPRFLWNAKMRFGKTFTTYQLAKKLGAKRVLVVTFKPAVEDAWQTDLESHADFDNWQYLSRNSDNDPTRIDRRKPVVYFGSFQDLLGRDDAGNIKSKNEWLHEVSWDLVVFDEYHFGAWRETAKELFEGEEDSVARKETKLEYAAGLEGMNEDLSVLSEKETEFLPITTKAYLYLSGTPFKALATGEFIEEQIFNWTYTDEQRAKEEFAAKNPGNLNPYGALPQLRLLTYQMPDELLAIASGGEFDEFDLNEFFAATGTGAGAQFKHKSDVQKWLDIIRGSYIPQAVESLKTGTRPPFPYSDVRLLPYLQHAFWFLPNVAACQAMANLLAEKHNTFWRNYKIIVAAGASAGIGLEALPPVRSAIGSGFETKTITLSCGKLTTGVTVPQWSSILMLRNLKSPETYFQAAFRVQSPWSIKNPNGDNPNEEEILKPVCFVFDFAPTRALRQLSEYGIGLSPSEHNPEHAVKDLVSFLPVLAYDGANMTQIDAGGILDIAMAGTSATLLARKWESAVLVNVDNDTLRRILNNPEAMAAVERIEGWRALGNNIIETIINKSDKVKELKNKAKDGSLTAKEKKQLSDEEKEYKSKRKLVQEKLIKFATRIPAFMYLTDFRENTLQDVITKLEPELFLAVTGLAVKDFHLLVRLKVFNTEQMNQAVFAFRRYEDASLCYTGIESHEGLRHYGLYDTVVAKE, from the coding sequence ATGACTAAGACCATCGAAGAAATCCTCGCACCCAAGCCGGTTGCCCGACCGCGTATTTACGCCTACTCGATTGACGACCCGGCACACAATGGCCTCCTCAAGGTGGGGCAGACGACCCGCGACGTGAAGCAGCGCATTACCGAACAGGTCAAGACCGCCGCCATCAAGAACTACAAGATCGAGCTGGACGAGTCCGCCGCGCGAGACGATGGCACCATCTTCTCCGATCACCACGTGCGCGCCGCCCTCGTAAAGAAGGGGTTCGCGAACACCGAACTGGAATGGATGCGGTGCTCGGTTGCTGATGTAAAGACCGTACTGACCGAACTCCGTACTGGACAGAAACTCACCGGCACCCATCACGAGACGTTCCCGATGCGCCGGGAGCAGGCCGAGGCCGTGAGCAAGACCCACGCCTATTTCCACTCGGTTTGGAGCGAGGACATGCACGCGGTGCCGCGCTTCCTCTGGAACGCCAAGATGCGCTTCGGCAAGACCTTCACCACCTATCAGTTGGCAAAGAAGCTCGGGGCCAAACGGGTGCTGGTGGTGACCTTCAAGCCCGCGGTTGAAGATGCCTGGCAGACAGACCTTGAGTCTCATGCCGACTTTGACAACTGGCAGTATCTCTCCCGCAACTCAGATAATGACCCCACCAGGATCGATCGCCGAAAGCCTGTGGTCTACTTCGGATCTTTTCAGGATCTCCTTGGCCGTGATGATGCAGGAAACATCAAGTCTAAGAACGAATGGCTCCATGAAGTAAGCTGGGACCTTGTGGTCTTCGATGAATACCACTTTGGAGCGTGGCGAGAGACCGCAAAAGAGTTATTCGAAGGTGAGGAAGATTCGGTCGCCAGGAAGGAGACCAAACTCGAATATGCCGCCGGGCTGGAGGGAATGAACGAAGACCTCAGCGTGCTTTCGGAAAAGGAGACCGAGTTCCTTCCGATTACGACCAAGGCGTATCTCTACCTTTCCGGAACGCCGTTCAAGGCTTTGGCCACGGGCGAGTTTATCGAGGAGCAGATTTTCAACTGGACCTATACCGACGAGCAGCGCGCCAAGGAGGAGTTCGCCGCGAAGAACCCCGGCAACTTGAACCCCTACGGCGCGCTACCGCAGTTGCGCCTGCTCACCTATCAGATGCCGGACGAGCTGCTGGCAATCGCAAGCGGTGGAGAGTTCGATGAATTCGATCTCAACGAGTTCTTTGCAGCCACCGGCACGGGTGCTGGCGCGCAGTTCAAGCACAAGAGCGATGTGCAGAAGTGGCTGGATATAATCCGGGGCTCCTACATACCGCAAGCGGTGGAGAGTCTCAAAACCGGGACCCGGCCACCGTTCCCGTACTCGGATGTCCGCCTGTTGCCGTATCTCCAGCACGCCTTCTGGTTCTTGCCGAACGTTGCCGCCTGTCAGGCAATGGCGAACCTGCTGGCGGAGAAGCACAACACGTTCTGGCGCAACTATAAGATCATCGTTGCGGCCGGTGCTTCTGCAGGCATCGGGCTCGAAGCGTTGCCACCTGTGCGTTCGGCCATTGGGAGCGGATTCGAGACCAAGACGATTACGCTGTCGTGCGGTAAGCTCACGACCGGCGTGACTGTGCCGCAGTGGTCCTCGATCCTGATGCTCCGCAATCTCAAGTCGCCAGAGACCTACTTTCAGGCCGCGTTCCGGGTGCAGTCTCCGTGGTCCATCAAGAACCCCAACGGCGACAACCCGAACGAAGAAGAGATCCTCAAGCCGGTCTGCTTCGTTTTCGACTTCGCACCCACCCGCGCGCTGCGGCAACTGTCCGAGTACGGGATCGGGCTGTCGCCTAGCGAGCACAACCCGGAGCACGCAGTCAAGGACCTCGTGTCGTTCCTGCCCGTGCTCGCCTACGATGGCGCCAATATGACGCAGATTGACGCGGGCGGCATTCTCGATATCGCGATGGCGGGCACCTCAGCCACTCTCCTGGCTCGCAAGTGGGAGTCCGCAGTGTTGGTGAACGTGGACAACGACACCCTGCGCCGCATCCTGAACAATCCCGAAGCGATGGCGGCCGTGGAGCGCATCGAGGGTTGGCGCGCCCTTGGCAATAACATCATCGAGACGATCATCAACAAGAGCGATAAGGTCAAGGAACTCAAGAACAAGGCTAAGGACGGTTCTCTGACGGCGAAAGAGAAGAAGCAACTGTCCGACGAGGAGAAGGAGTACAAGTCCAAGCGCAAGCTCGTTCAGGAGAAGCTGATCAAATTCGCTACGCGTATACCCGCGTTTATGTACCTGACGGACTTCCGCGAAAACACCCTCCAGGATGTCATCACCAAGCTCGAACCTGAGTTATTTCTGGCGGTCACAGGCCTGGCTGTGAAGGACTTCCACCTGCTTGTGCGCCTGAAGGTATTTAACACCGAGCAGATGAACCAGGCTGTCTTTGCGTTCCGCCGCTACGAAGACGCATCACTCTGCTACACAGGAATCGAGAGCCACGAGGGACTTCGCCACTACGGACTCTACGACACTGTGGTGGCGAAGGAGTGA
- a CDS encoding Eco57I restriction-modification methylase domain-containing protein: MTRQAGFSLHGRNPDVLTCIANLSNDEVFTPPEFANRMLDTLAEAWAANNNGANIWADSSVRFLDPFTKSGVFLREITSRLTKGLEREIPNLEGRVDHILTKQVFGIGITHLTSLLARRSLYCSKYAKGDHSIAKSFTNDQGNIWFERTEHTWKDSKCTYCGASQTTLDRGEDLETHAYAFIHTDDITTRVAEMFGGSMQFDVIIGNPPYQLDDGGYGTSAAPIYQLFVEQAKALEPRYLSMVIPARWFAGGKGLDEFRESMLSDNRLRSIDDYLSASDVFPGVGLKGGVCYFLWDRDNPGQCSVTTHFKDWPDSTANRPLLEEGVDVFIRFNEGLSILKKVVAVESGETDSLSLPENKRFDQLVSSRKPFGLETTFKGKVAKGDGDLLVYQNGGTGYVARSTISTGAELIDRWKLFAGYAAPGTGNKDTYPHRIISTPFVGEPGSISSETYLCIGPFDTRTEAESALSYLSCRLTRLLILLHKPSQHVTRKVYTFVPTQKWTKRWTDEDLYAKYGISASEIEFIEKVVRPMDLQWSLLDD, from the coding sequence ATGACCAGACAGGCAGGCTTTTCGCTCCATGGGAGGAATCCGGACGTGTTGACGTGCATTGCGAACCTCTCGAACGATGAGGTGTTCACGCCGCCCGAGTTCGCCAACAGAATGCTGGACACTCTTGCCGAGGCGTGGGCGGCCAACAACAACGGTGCCAACATCTGGGCGGACAGTTCGGTGAGGTTCCTTGACCCGTTCACAAAGTCGGGGGTCTTTCTTCGGGAGATAACCAGCCGTCTCACCAAAGGCCTGGAGAGAGAGATTCCTAACCTTGAGGGTCGTGTCGATCACATCCTGACCAAGCAGGTGTTTGGCATCGGCATAACCCATCTCACCAGCCTGCTGGCGCGCCGAAGTCTCTATTGCTCGAAGTACGCTAAAGGGGACCATTCCATCGCAAAGTCCTTTACCAACGACCAGGGCAACATTTGGTTCGAGCGTACTGAGCATACATGGAAGGATAGTAAGTGCACTTACTGCGGCGCAAGCCAAACTACCCTTGACCGGGGCGAAGATCTCGAAACCCACGCCTATGCATTCATTCACACCGACGACATTACAACTCGGGTTGCCGAGATGTTTGGAGGCAGTATGCAGTTCGACGTAATTATCGGCAATCCGCCGTACCAATTGGATGATGGCGGTTATGGCACAAGCGCAGCACCCATATACCAGCTATTCGTTGAGCAAGCAAAGGCGCTGGAGCCACGTTATCTGTCGATGGTCATTCCTGCCCGTTGGTTCGCCGGTGGCAAGGGGCTGGATGAGTTCAGAGAGTCGATGCTCTCCGATAACCGCCTGCGCTCAATTGACGACTATCTCAGCGCGTCGGACGTCTTCCCAGGGGTAGGACTCAAGGGCGGCGTTTGTTACTTCCTCTGGGACCGGGACAATCCCGGACAGTGCAGCGTTACCACTCATTTCAAGGATTGGCCTGACTCGACAGCCAATCGCCCGCTTCTTGAAGAGGGGGTGGACGTGTTTATCCGCTTCAACGAAGGGCTGTCGATCCTTAAGAAAGTCGTTGCTGTGGAGAGTGGAGAAACCGACTCCCTGTCGCTGCCTGAAAACAAGCGGTTCGACCAACTGGTTAGCTCCAGAAAACCGTTCGGGCTAGAGACAACGTTTAAGGGCAAGGTTGCCAAGGGCGACGGTGACTTACTGGTCTATCAGAACGGCGGTACGGGGTATGTCGCCAGAAGCACAATTTCGACTGGCGCGGAACTCATCGATAGGTGGAAACTATTCGCAGGCTACGCCGCGCCGGGGACCGGCAATAAGGACACCTACCCGCACCGAATCATCAGCACCCCATTCGTCGGGGAGCCGGGCTCCATCTCTTCGGAGACCTATCTCTGCATTGGTCCGTTTGACACCCGGACCGAGGCTGAAAGCGCCTTGTCCTACCTTTCTTGTCGGCTGACGCGCCTCTTGATTCTCCTGCACAAGCCATCCCAACACGTAACACGCAAAGTCTACACATTCGTGCCAACCCAGAAGTGGACGAAGCGGTGGACGGATGAAGACCTCTACGCAAAATATGGCATCTCAGCCAGTGAGATCGAGTTTATCGAGAAGGTTGTCCGCCCGATGGACCTTCAGTGGAGTCTCTTGGATGACTAA
- a CDS encoding N-6 DNA methylase yields MTLIKSKKRVTDHGEVFTPAWMVDAMLDLVKGETERIDSRFLEPACGSGNFLVRILQRKLAAVELKFGKFDFEKRHYALLALMCAYGIELLTDNISECRGNMLEVFADYLNIKEADDLYQAASYVLSQNLIHGDALTMRTTDDQPITFAEWGYLGKGKFQRRDFRLDTLSQMSALSEEGSLFAHLGKHEIFAPTKTYPPMSVSDIASSVLEESP; encoded by the coding sequence ATGACCCTTATCAAGTCAAAAAAACGTGTTACTGACCACGGGGAGGTGTTCACGCCCGCCTGGATGGTCGATGCCATGCTTGACCTCGTCAAGGGTGAGACCGAGCGCATTGACTCGCGCTTCTTGGAGCCGGCCTGCGGAAGCGGGAACTTCCTCGTCCGGATTCTTCAGCGCAAGCTCGCTGCGGTTGAACTCAAGTTCGGGAAGTTCGACTTCGAAAAGCGGCACTATGCGCTTCTCGCGCTGATGTGCGCATACGGAATTGAGCTTTTGACGGATAACATCTCTGAGTGTCGAGGGAACATGCTGGAGGTCTTCGCCGACTACTTGAATATCAAGGAAGCTGATGACCTCTATCAAGCCGCTTCCTACGTGCTATCACAGAACCTCATTCACGGCGACGCGTTGACGATGCGCACCACGGACGACCAACCGATCACTTTCGCCGAGTGGGGCTACCTCGGCAAGGGCAAGTTCCAGCGTCGAGATTTTCGTTTGGACACCCTTTCTCAGATGTCGGCGCTAAGTGAGGAGGGTTCGCTCTTCGCACATCTCGGCAAGCATGAAATATTTGCGCCGACCAAGACCTACCCGCCGATGTCGGTGAGTGACATCGCATCCTCAGTGCTGGAGGAGTCCCCATGA
- a CDS encoding helix-turn-helix domain-containing protein: protein MPIEQRNLQKIIREVRSQLGLSQEELAHALGVSFASINRWENGKSSPSKLARAQFDAFCRKMKTQGKLKG from the coding sequence ATGCCCATCGAGCAACGTAACCTCCAGAAAATAATCAGGGAAGTCCGTTCGCAACTTGGATTGAGCCAGGAGGAGCTTGCCCATGCTTTAGGCGTGAGTTTTGCTTCCATTAACCGCTGGGAAAATGGGAAGTCTTCACCGTCGAAACTGGCTCGGGCGCAGTTCGATGCGTTCTGTCGGAAAATGAAAACCCAAGGCAAACTTAAGGGGTGA
- a CDS encoding site-specific integrase, with product MPSFRAPKAQSDHAVSQKVALGKGRHDHRDDGKIHSVGTARGYGESLKGVAGHMQEHRLGDLRSLTVEIAQQYLADRAAVVSQKTLDLDRQAMQMHLGVRLEVVKSERETHLSTRSYTTAQVDRIASAQSERNSLSTRIAHDAGLRAHELLTIRPATDRQASTHREWGAERFAGRDGERYTVEGKGGLVREVLLSKELAAKLEATRLAEPRQVTDRGVNYSQHYDLAGGRAWSQSFSAASQRELGFSNGAHGLRHSYAQERMDELQRNGMNYDDAKGTVAQEVGHFDKETTEAYLR from the coding sequence ATGCCGAGCTTCCGCGCACCAAAGGCGCAGTCCGATCACGCCGTTTCTCAGAAAGTTGCCTTGGGCAAGGGGCGACACGACCACCGGGATGATGGCAAGATCCACAGTGTCGGCACGGCACGAGGATATGGAGAGTCCCTCAAGGGAGTTGCCGGGCACATGCAGGAACATCGGCTCGGCGATCTCCGCAGCCTGACCGTCGAGATTGCCCAACAGTACCTTGCCGACCGGGCCGCAGTGGTCTCACAGAAGACCCTCGATCTCGACCGCCAGGCGATGCAGATGCACCTGGGGGTGCGGCTCGAAGTCGTGAAGAGCGAGAGGGAGACCCATCTTTCCACTCGGAGCTACACAACCGCACAGGTGGATCGGATCGCCTCTGCCCAGTCGGAGCGGAACAGCCTGTCCACGCGGATCGCCCACGATGCCGGCCTCAGAGCACATGAGCTGTTGACGATCCGGCCAGCAACCGACCGCCAGGCCTCCACGCACCGGGAGTGGGGTGCAGAGCGTTTCGCCGGCCGTGATGGTGAGCGCTACACGGTGGAGGGAAAAGGGGGGCTCGTGCGGGAGGTCCTGCTGTCGAAGGAGCTGGCGGCGAAACTGGAGGCAACGCGCCTTGCCGAGCCGCGGCAAGTGACTGACCGGGGAGTGAACTACTCGCAGCACTACGACCTGGCTGGGGGGCGGGCCTGGAGCCAGAGCTTTTCGGCAGCAAGCCAGCGGGAGCTTGGCTTTTCCAACGGGGCGCATGGTCTGCGCCACAGCTACGCCCAGGAGCGGATGGATGAGTTGCAGCGAAACGGCATGAACTACGACGACGCCAAGGGAACGGTCGCCCAAGAAGTCGGGCACTTCGACAAGGAAACCACGGAGGCATATTTGCGATGA